The proteins below are encoded in one region of Juglans microcarpa x Juglans regia isolate MS1-56 chromosome 4D, Jm3101_v1.0, whole genome shotgun sequence:
- the LOC121260157 gene encoding uncharacterized protein LOC121260157, producing MRNQVRVIRGKMVAAQSRQESYSDTRRRDLLFGEGDWILEKVGPVAYHIALPEYFGEIQDVFHVSSLKKRFGQQEPRFIDPGSIQLWPDLTYEVVPTQILDRKEQQLRSKSIL from the exons ATGAGGAATCAGGTTCGAGTTATAAGAGGCAAGATGGTAGCTGCGCAGAGTCGTCAGGAAAGCTATTCGGACACAAGGAGAAGAGATCTATTATTTGGGGAAGGTGATTGG ATTCTGGAGAAGGTTGGACCAGTTGCTTATCATATTGCCTTACCAGAATATTTTGGTGAGATTCAAGATGTTTTCCATGTGTCATCATTAAAGAAGAgatttggacagcaagagccccGTTTCATTGATCCAGGAAGCATTCAACTCTGGCCTGATCTCACGTATGAAGTTGTGCCAACTCAGATTTTGGATAGAAAGGAGCAACAATTGAGATCCAAGTCGATACTCTAG
- the LOC121259912 gene encoding protein METHYLENE BLUE SENSITIVITY 1-like produces MTGKAKPKKHTAKEIASKVDAATTNRGGGKAGLADRSGVEKGGHAKLECPHCKVTAPDIKSMQIHHDAKHPKVAFDESKLVNRHATVAADTSKPRPGVRGSLKK; encoded by the coding sequence ATGACGGGAAAGGCTAAGCCGAAGAAGCACACGGCGAAGGAGATCGCGTCGAAGGTCGACGCGGCAACGACGAACCGGGGCGGTGGGAAGGCCGGGCTTGCTGATCGTTCCGGGGTGGAAAAGGGCGGGCACGCCAAGCTCGAGTGCCCGCACTGCAAGGTGACGGCGCCGGACATCAAGTCGATGCAGATCCACCACGACGCCAAGCACCCGAAGGTCGCCTTCGACGAGTCCAAGCTCGTCAATCGCCACGCCACCGTTGCCGCTGACACCTCCAAGCCCCGTCCTGGTGTCCGCGGCAGCTTGAAGAAGTGA
- the LOC121260155 gene encoding uncharacterized protein LOC121260155 — MHNENIKDFDDVSRHLELEAERLEAAKPNHMAYVADSGLCKALRPKCKKFKNGVAARQIKKVSGTSQCNKRGKRGKNKSKLECFNYGKNDHFARDCIEPKKERPNT, encoded by the exons AtgcataacgagaatatcaaagactttgatgatgtctcgcgtcacttggaattggaggctgagcgcctagaggctgctaagcccaatcatatggcctatgtggctgattctggtttGTGTAAGGCATTAAGGCCTAAGTGCAAGAAGTTCAAGAATGGGGTAGCTGCTAGACAAATTAAaaaggtgtcaggaacttctcagtGCAACAAGAGGGGCAAGCGtgggaagaacaagtcaaaattagagtgcttcaactaTGGAAAGAATGACCACTTCGCCCGTGACTGCAttgagccgaagaag gagcgaccgaacacatag